One genomic window of candidate division KSB1 bacterium includes the following:
- a CDS encoding heterodisulfide reductase-related iron-sulfur binding cluster, giving the protein MTSTPKPRSNFFADIPVPDDAFLRQCIHCGFCLSSCPTYALTAREISSPRGRIRMIKNIADGKTRVDEIFMREMFFCLDCRACETACPPGVQYGALVEAARAQVEHVRASQPGGSSRIKNFLLGRIFMQPARLRRVAKLLRFYQRSGLEKLALALHLPRLLGKQMMTLAPLAPRIEPQFTFEKLPEKLSPRHGTIEHRVALLVGCVQDVAFASINDDTAAVLVENGCEVLTPRAQVCCGSLHGHTGDLANAKILAKKNIEVFEALAVETIIVNAAGCGSFMKTYDHLFADDPAMRARAEKFAGQVKDISEYLTEIGFKKPPQFLTQRATYHDACHLVHGQKISQQPREIVRALAGENYVELHEASWCCGSAGIYNLTHFGTSMQLLERKMKNIQASGAKVVVSGNPGCAIQLQHGSRRFGVPIDVVHPATLLRQAYDAVKK; this is encoded by the coding sequence ATGACATCAACACCCAAACCGCGTTCAAATTTTTTCGCCGATATTCCCGTCCCCGACGACGCCTTTCTCCGCCAGTGCATTCACTGCGGCTTTTGCCTGTCCTCGTGCCCGACGTACGCGCTGACCGCCCGCGAAATTTCCTCGCCGCGCGGGCGCATTCGCATGATCAAAAATATTGCCGACGGCAAAACGAGGGTCGATGAAATCTTCATGCGTGAGATGTTTTTCTGCCTCGATTGCCGCGCCTGCGAAACCGCCTGCCCGCCGGGTGTGCAATACGGCGCGCTGGTCGAAGCGGCGCGCGCGCAGGTGGAACATGTTCGCGCCTCACAGCCCGGCGGCAGCTCCCGAATTAAAAATTTTCTGCTCGGCCGGATTTTCATGCAACCGGCGCGGTTGCGGCGGGTCGCGAAGCTTTTGCGTTTCTATCAACGTTCGGGATTGGAAAAATTGGCGCTCGCTTTGCATTTGCCTCGTTTGCTGGGAAAGCAAATGATGACGTTGGCCCCCCTGGCGCCGCGCATCGAGCCGCAATTCACCTTTGAAAAGTTGCCGGAGAAATTATCGCCGCGCCATGGCACGATTGAGCATCGCGTTGCCTTGCTGGTTGGTTGCGTGCAAGATGTGGCTTTCGCTTCGATCAACGATGATACCGCGGCGGTGCTGGTTGAAAATGGCTGCGAAGTTCTCACGCCGCGGGCGCAGGTTTGTTGCGGTTCCTTGCACGGCCATACCGGCGATCTTGCCAACGCCAAAATCTTGGCGAAAAAAAATATCGAGGTGTTTGAAGCGCTGGCGGTTGAGACGATCATCGTCAACGCCGCCGGCTGCGGGTCGTTTATGAAAACCTACGACCATCTGTTTGCCGACGATCCGGCAATGCGCGCCCGCGCCGAAAAGTTTGCCGGCCAGGTCAAAGACATCAGTGAATATTTAACGGAAATCGGCTTTAAAAAACCGCCGCAATTTTTAACCCAGCGCGCCACCTACCACGACGCCTGTCATCTGGTGCACGGGCAAAAAATCTCGCAGCAGCCGCGGGAGATCGTGCGCGCGCTGGCGGGAGAAAATTACGTCGAGCTTCATGAGGCGAGCTGGTGCTGCGGCTCGGCGGGAATTTATAATCTCACGCATTTTGGAACCTCGATGCAGCTTTTGGAAAGGAAGATGAAAAATATTCAGGCGAGCGGCGCCAAAGTCGTGGTGAGCGGCAATCCCGGTTGCGCCATCCAGCTTCAGCACGGCAGCCGGCGATTCGGCGTGCCGATTGATGTCGTGCATCCGGCGACATTATTGCGGCAGGCGTACGATGCGGTCAAGAAATGA
- a CDS encoding DinB family protein — translation MKNIPPSSTKQRAHILRRLDESLKVLEKSLAGLAEKDWRKKPAPERWSAGEIVHHLVLVEVQRLQMLKELLDGRRKSAPPRAEPIADIASYRYKEQRVPAKEEMQPTPGLSPKILLASFRRGRAETKAFASAADLDKLQNVWLMTKSFGPLNGAEYLEFLAAHTERHADQIQATRKQICGQ, via the coding sequence ATGAAAAATATACCACCGTCTTCCACCAAGCAGCGTGCGCACATCCTGCGCCGGCTTGATGAAAGCCTCAAAGTTTTGGAAAAAAGCCTGGCCGGGCTTGCAGAAAAAGATTGGCGGAAGAAACCCGCGCCGGAGCGGTGGTCGGCCGGCGAAATCGTGCATCATCTCGTTCTCGTCGAGGTGCAGCGCTTGCAAATGCTGAAAGAATTATTGGATGGCCGCCGCAAAAGCGCGCCGCCGCGCGCCGAGCCGATTGCGGACATCGCCTCGTATCGTTACAAAGAACAGCGCGTGCCGGCAAAAGAGGAGATGCAGCCGACCCCCGGCCTTTCCCCAAAAATTTTGCTGGCGAGTTTTCGGCGCGGCCGGGCTGAAACCAAAGCCTTTGCGAGCGCAGCCGACTTGGATAAATTGCAAAATGTCTGGCTCATGACGAAATCGTTCGGGCCGCTCAACGGCGCGGAGTATCTCGAATTTCTCGCAGCGCATACCGAGCGCCACGCCGATCAAATTCAAGCCACGCGAAAACAGATTTGTGGGCAATAG
- a CDS encoding DinB family protein produces the protein MTNAEAVQFLEERHAAFLATVADVDQATSQKQPAPGEWSVGEIVHHHLMIERTVRRLVRALRWRLLGEKTDDNHKPAALEKVSQRVGRVKTMCRFIPMHGQSLAQLLKALEGERKRTITLARRINLEKLRQRAFRHYILGALNGEEWLLFNGHHQERHRRQIEEVLERLKIKT, from the coding sequence ATGACGAACGCCGAGGCGGTTCAATTCTTGGAAGAACGCCACGCGGCTTTTCTGGCGACGGTCGCGGACGTCGATCAGGCCACGTCGCAAAAACAGCCGGCGCCGGGCGAGTGGTCGGTGGGAGAAATCGTGCATCATCATTTGATGATCGAGCGCACGGTCCGGCGGTTGGTGCGCGCATTGCGGTGGCGCCTTCTTGGCGAAAAAACCGATGACAACCACAAACCGGCGGCTTTGGAAAAAGTCAGCCAGCGCGTCGGCCGGGTTAAAACCATGTGCCGGTTTATTCCGATGCATGGGCAATCACTGGCGCAGCTTTTAAAAGCGCTTGAAGGCGAGCGAAAAAGAACAATCACCCTGGCGCGGCGCATCAATCTGGAAAAACTGCGGCAGCGCGCATTTCGGCATTATATTTTGGGCGCGCTGAACGGCGAAGAATGGCTGCTGTTCAACGGCCATCACCAGGAACGGCACCGACGCCAAATTGAAGAAGTGTTGGAGCGGTTAAAAATTAAAACGTGA
- the speY gene encoding deoxyhypusine synthase, with the protein MPKTKKFLSGNAISPKGIHPKTEIVELIEGTFLAYNAGRLREACQVFVQKMLRSDVTIGMSLTGALSPAGLGMAAIIPLIENGFVDWIVSTGANLYHDTHFGLGLSMHRGSHQADDVILRDQGVVRIYDIFFDYRVLLDTDAFYRRIIAAPEFQRAMSTAEFHYLAGKYVAERERKLGLKKKSILAAAYKCGVPIYTSSPGDSSIGMNVAAKVLEGNRLQFDVNADVNETAAIVLDAKRRNGKSAVLIFGGGSPKNFVLQTEPQLQEVLGIAEKGHDYFLQFTDARPDTGGLSGATPSEAVSWGKIDPNQLPDTVVCYCDSTIAMPLLTAYALAKHRPRPLKRLYDRRLQMFERLKQEYEKVQRKTKKS; encoded by the coding sequence ATGCCCAAAACAAAAAAGTTTCTCTCCGGAAATGCAATCTCGCCGAAAGGCATTCATCCCAAAACCGAAATTGTCGAGCTGATCGAAGGCACTTTCCTGGCGTACAATGCCGGACGTTTGCGCGAAGCGTGCCAGGTTTTCGTTCAGAAGATGCTGCGTTCCGACGTCACCATCGGCATGAGCCTCACCGGCGCGCTGAGTCCGGCCGGGCTTGGCATGGCGGCGATCATTCCGCTTATTGAAAACGGCTTCGTCGATTGGATCGTTTCCACCGGCGCGAATCTTTATCACGATACGCATTTCGGCCTCGGCTTGTCGATGCATCGCGGCTCGCATCAGGCCGATGACGTGATCTTGCGCGATCAGGGCGTCGTGCGGATTTACGACATTTTTTTCGATTATCGCGTGCTGCTCGACACCGATGCGTTTTATCGCCGGATCATCGCCGCGCCGGAATTTCAGCGCGCGATGAGCACGGCGGAGTTTCATTATCTCGCCGGAAAATACGTGGCGGAGCGCGAGCGCAAGCTGGGATTGAAGAAAAAATCGATTCTGGCGGCGGCGTATAAATGCGGCGTGCCGATTTACACCTCTTCGCCGGGCGATTCCTCGATCGGCATGAACGTCGCCGCCAAAGTTTTGGAGGGCAACCGCCTCCAATTTGACGTCAACGCCGACGTCAACGAAACAGCGGCCATTGTGCTCGACGCCAAACGCAGAAATGGAAAAAGCGCGGTGCTGATTTTCGGCGGCGGCTCACCGAAAAATTTTGTTTTGCAAACCGAGCCGCAGCTTCAGGAAGTGCTGGGCATCGCGGAAAAAGGCCACGATTACTTTTTGCAATTCACCGACGCGCGCCCAGACACCGGCGGTCTTTCCGGCGCGACGCCGAGCGAAGCCGTGAGCTGGGGCAAGATCGATCCGAATCAACTGCCGGACACGGTTGTTTGTTATTGCGACTCCACCATTGCGATGCCGCTGCTGACCGCCTACGCCTTGGCCAAACACCGCCCGCGTCCTTTAAAGCGCCTGTATGATCGCCGGTTGCAGATGTTCGAGCGCTTGAAACAAGAGTACGAAAAAGTGCAGCGCAAAACGAAAAAGAGTTAG
- a CDS encoding type II toxin-antitoxin system RelB/DinJ family antitoxin, whose protein sequence is MARTATIQTRIDAKVKNEAQKILDKLNISMSEAISMYLTQVTLHRGIPFDMRIPEIPNALTATTLRKSEEGKELNEVGSVDELFKELAK, encoded by the coding sequence ATGGCAAGAACAGCAACAATTCAAACCCGCATTGATGCCAAAGTGAAAAACGAGGCTCAAAAGATTTTGGATAAACTGAACATCTCGATGTCCGAGGCGATCTCGATGTATCTCACACAGGTCACACTTCACAGAGGAATTCCTTTTGATATGAGAATCCCGGAAATTCCGAATGCGCTTACCGCTACAACTCTCCGAAAATCGGAAGAGGGTAAGGAGCTTAATGAGGTCGGAAGTGTTGATGAGTTATTTAAGGAATTAGCCAAGTGA
- a CDS encoding S9 family peptidase, with translation MKRHASLVVLLALVLPALMHGQMRLNDVKPPVAKIIANPTTLHGETRVDNYYWLREKTNPDVIAYLEAENKYTEAMSKPFAGLQDKIYQEILSRIKQTDLSVPYKLGEFWYYTRTEEGKQYSIYCRKRGSMEAAEQIVLDLNELAKRHKFLGLGLYQVSDDGNLLAYSLDTTGFRQYKLQFKDLRSGQILADSIGQVNSAVWAADNRTLFYIKEDHAKRPYRLYRHVLGGKNDELLFEEKDELYRIFTYRSSDKKYIFLASGSAETSETQYLRSDQPAGAFKMLSAREFDHEYEVDHRDNLFYIRTNKNAKNYRLVTAPDADPRQENWREFRPHRSNVKIEGIALFANHIVFSERENGLMKLRVQDFRTGKMQDISFPEPVYSAFASVNPEFDTKVFRYSYQSFVTPSSIFDYDMETGTSTLLKQTEVLGGYDPKQYQSERIYAKAADGAMIPISLVYKKDVKRDGSNPLLLYGYGSYGASSSVTFSVPRLSLLDRGVIYAIGHIRGGGDLGEEWHDNGKMMKKKNTFTDFIACAEHLIREKYTSKERLAIQGGSAGGLLIGAVLNMRPDLFQAAHLAVPFVDVINTMLDESLPLTVGEFLEWGNPKKKEEYEYLKTYCPYTNIAAKTYPNMLVTTSLNDSQVMYWEPAKYVAKMRATRTDNNLLLLKTNMAAGHGGASGRYDAFKEQAFIMAFILNQLGVEKGVEPNP, from the coding sequence ATGAAGCGCCATGCCAGCTTGGTTGTTCTGCTCGCACTCGTTTTGCCTGCCCTCATGCACGGCCAAATGCGCCTCAATGATGTCAAACCGCCGGTCGCCAAAATCATTGCCAATCCCACCACGCTGCACGGCGAGACGCGCGTGGACAATTATTACTGGCTGCGCGAGAAAACCAACCCCGACGTCATCGCTTATCTCGAAGCCGAGAACAAGTATACCGAAGCCATGTCCAAGCCTTTTGCCGGCTTGCAGGACAAGATTTACCAGGAAATTCTCAGCCGCATCAAACAAACGGATTTGAGCGTGCCGTACAAGCTCGGCGAGTTTTGGTATTACACGCGCACTGAGGAAGGCAAGCAATATTCCATTTACTGTCGAAAACGCGGCAGCATGGAAGCGGCCGAGCAAATCGTGCTGGACTTGAACGAGCTGGCGAAAAGGCACAAGTTTCTCGGCCTTGGCCTTTATCAAGTCAGCGACGATGGCAATCTGCTCGCTTATTCGCTCGACACCACGGGATTCCGCCAATACAAGCTGCAATTCAAAGATTTGCGCAGCGGACAAATTCTTGCCGATAGCATCGGACAGGTCAATTCAGCGGTGTGGGCGGCAGATAATCGAACGCTGTTCTACATCAAAGAAGATCACGCGAAAAGGCCGTACCGTTTGTATCGCCATGTTTTGGGCGGCAAAAATGATGAGCTGTTGTTTGAAGAAAAAGACGAGCTGTATCGAATTTTTACCTATCGGTCGAGCGACAAAAAATATATTTTTCTCGCCTCGGGAAGCGCCGAAACCAGCGAGACGCAATATTTGCGCAGCGATCAGCCCGCCGGCGCATTTAAAATGCTGTCGGCGCGCGAATTTGATCATGAATACGAAGTCGATCATCGCGACAATCTTTTTTATATTCGCACCAACAAGAATGCGAAAAATTATCGTCTCGTCACCGCGCCGGACGCTGATCCGCGACAGGAAAATTGGAGGGAGTTTCGCCCGCATCGTTCCAACGTCAAAATCGAAGGCATCGCGCTCTTCGCAAATCATATCGTCTTCAGCGAGCGCGAGAACGGCCTGATGAAATTGCGCGTGCAGGATTTCCGTACCGGCAAAATGCAGGACATTTCTTTTCCGGAGCCGGTGTATTCGGCGTTTGCCAGCGTCAATCCGGAGTTTGACACCAAAGTGTTTCGCTACAGCTATCAATCTTTCGTTACGCCAAGCTCGATTTTCGATTATGACATGGAAACCGGCACGAGCACGCTGCTGAAGCAAACCGAGGTGCTCGGCGGTTATGATCCCAAGCAGTATCAATCCGAGCGGATTTACGCCAAAGCGGCGGACGGGGCGATGATTCCGATTTCGCTTGTTTACAAGAAAGACGTGAAACGCGACGGCTCGAATCCGCTGCTGCTTTATGGCTACGGCTCGTACGGCGCATCCAGCTCGGTGACGTTTTCCGTTCCGCGGTTGAGCTTGCTGGATCGCGGCGTGATTTACGCCATCGGCCACATTCGCGGCGGCGGCGATCTGGGCGAGGAGTGGCACGACAACGGCAAGATGATGAAAAAGAAAAACACTTTCACGGATTTCATCGCCTGCGCCGAGCATCTCATCCGTGAGAAATATACCTCGAAAGAGCGTTTGGCAATTCAAGGCGGCAGCGCCGGTGGCTTGCTGATCGGCGCGGTTTTGAACATGCGGCCCGATCTCTTTCAAGCGGCGCATCTTGCGGTGCCGTTCGTCGATGTCATCAACACCATGCTCGACGAATCGCTGCCGCTCACCGTCGGCGAATTTTTGGAATGGGGCAATCCGAAAAAGAAAGAGGAATACGAGTATCTCAAAACGTATTGCCCGTACACCAACATTGCGGCCAAAACATATCCCAACATGCTGGTCACGACGTCGCTGAACGACAGCCAGGTGATGTACTGGGAGCCGGCAAAATACGTCGCCAAAATGCGTGCGACGCGAACCGACAATAATCTGCTGCTGCTCAAAACCAACATGGCCGCGGGTCATGGCGGCGCTTCGGGGCGCTACGATGCGTTCAAAGAGCAGGCGTTCATTATGGCGTTTATTTTGAATCAGCTTGGGGTGGAAAAGGGCGTGGAGCCGAATCCGTAA
- a CDS encoding CocE/NonD family hydrolase yields MRTPNFQPTARITGSVKDRVRASAWYVFMLSGLLLVASLAAQTPAQRGTYPALPSETPAKLEAVTESFEYVKRSVMIPMRDGVRLNTVIIVPKGAKAAPILLTRTPYNAEALTSHAASKHLSSILQGYDHANDIIVADGYIRVMQDIRGKHGSEGDYVVNRPLRGPQNPTPVDHATDTYDTIDWLVKNIPESNGKVGIHGISYNGFLTLMALVNPHPALKVAVPMNPMVDGWIGDDWFHNGAFRQQMMPFIYRQAGTRTSEAPWWSSHYDDYDAYLSAGSAGELGRRRGLEQIGFWKKLLAHPSYDAFWRDQAVDKILAAQPLQVPVMIVHSLWDQEDIYGAPAVYAALEPKDLNNDKVFLVMGPWYHGQMIGEGSALGALKFNSNTALYFRQEILRPFLAQHLKDGAPKAEIAPVSAYETGTNTWRRLPAWPAGCASGCTVKPTPLYLSSGLKLRFEAPKSGEASFTEYVSDPAKPVPFRARPNRPVGYYDAGLTWPQWLVDDQREASGRTDVVVFVSEALTAPMKISGQPMVNLMAATSGTDADWVVKLIDVYPDEVAEQPEMGGYQLMVAADIFRGRYRESLETPKALVPDKPLLYRFALPTANHVFLPGHRVMVQVQSSWFPLYDRNPQKFVPNIFWAKPEDYQKARQRVYHAPDHASFIELPLVTTP; encoded by the coding sequence ATGCGCACGCCCAATTTTCAACCCACAGCGAGAATCACCGGCAGCGTGAAAGATCGTGTTCGTGCATCAGCTTGGTATGTATTCATGTTGAGCGGGCTGTTGCTCGTCGCAAGCTTGGCCGCACAGACGCCGGCTCAGCGCGGCACGTATCCGGCGTTGCCGAGCGAAACTCCGGCGAAGCTCGAGGCGGTGACCGAGTCGTTCGAGTACGTCAAACGCAGCGTCATGATTCCGATGCGCGACGGCGTGAGGCTGAACACCGTCATCATCGTGCCCAAAGGCGCGAAAGCCGCGCCGATTCTGCTCACGCGCACGCCTTACAATGCTGAGGCGCTCACCAGCCACGCCGCCAGCAAACATCTCAGCAGTATTTTGCAAGGCTACGATCATGCGAACGATATTATCGTTGCCGACGGTTACATTCGCGTCATGCAAGACATTCGCGGCAAGCACGGCTCGGAGGGCGATTACGTGGTCAATCGGCCTTTGCGTGGTCCACAGAATCCCACGCCGGTCGATCACGCGACGGACACATACGACACGATTGATTGGCTCGTGAAAAATATTCCGGAGAGCAATGGCAAAGTCGGCATTCATGGAATTTCCTATAACGGCTTTCTTACTTTGATGGCGCTCGTCAATCCGCATCCCGCACTCAAAGTAGCGGTGCCAATGAATCCGATGGTTGATGGTTGGATCGGCGATGATTGGTTTCACAACGGTGCGTTTCGACAGCAGATGATGCCGTTCATTTATCGCCAAGCGGGCACGCGCACTTCCGAAGCGCCATGGTGGTCGAGCCATTATGATGATTATGACGCGTATCTGTCCGCGGGTTCCGCCGGCGAGTTGGGGCGGCGACGCGGCTTGGAGCAAATCGGTTTTTGGAAGAAGCTGCTGGCACATCCGAGTTATGATGCATTTTGGCGCGATCAGGCGGTGGACAAGATTCTCGCCGCGCAACCGCTGCAAGTGCCAGTGATGATCGTGCACAGTTTGTGGGATCAAGAGGATATCTACGGCGCTCCCGCGGTGTATGCCGCGCTCGAACCGAAGGACCTAAACAACGACAAAGTTTTTTTGGTGATGGGGCCGTGGTATCACGGGCAAATGATTGGGGAAGGCAGCGCCCTGGGCGCGTTGAAATTCAACAGCAACACCGCGCTTTATTTTCGACAGGAAATTTTGCGGCCGTTTCTTGCGCAGCATCTCAAAGACGGCGCGCCGAAAGCGGAGATCGCGCCGGTATCGGCGTATGAAACAGGAACGAATACCTGGCGGCGTTTGCCAGCTTGGCCCGCGGGCTGCGCCAGCGGTTGCACGGTGAAACCGACGCCGTTGTATTTGTCCTCCGGTTTGAAGTTGCGCTTCGAAGCGCCGAAGTCCGGCGAGGCGTCGTTCACGGAGTATGTCTCCGATCCAGCGAAGCCTGTGCCGTTTCGCGCGCGACCGAATCGGCCCGTCGGTTATTATGATGCGGGGCTCACGTGGCCGCAGTGGTTGGTGGATGATCAACGCGAGGCCTCGGGCCGCACCGACGTCGTGGTGTTCGTTTCGGAAGCATTGACCGCGCCAATGAAAATCAGCGGGCAACCGATGGTCAATCTCATGGCTGCAACGAGCGGTACGGACGCGGATTGGGTGGTGAAGCTGATTGATGTTTATCCCGATGAAGTCGCCGAACAGCCGGAGATGGGAGGCTATCAATTGATGGTTGCCGCAGATATTTTTCGCGGTCGATATCGCGAAAGTTTGGAAACGCCGAAAGCTCTAGTGCCCGACAAGCCGTTGCTCTACCGCTTCGCATTGCCCACGGCGAACCACGTGTTTCTGCCGGGTCATCGTGTGATGGTGCAGGTGCAATCGAGTTGGTTTCCGTTGTATGATCGCAATCCGCAGAAGTTCGTGCCGAACATTTTCTGGGCCAAGCCGGAAGATTATCAAAAGGCGAGGCAGCGGGTTTATCACGCGCCCGACCATGCGAGCTTCATCGAGTTGCCGCTCGTCACAACGCCATGA
- a CDS encoding insulinase family protein, with protein MENLNIKTIDVERGKKGNNGVGSVSGFYCRELFAVYLAWVLLLAPTTRAGNVQEFSVNGLKVILKTNPANEIIAANLYIRGGVLNVTTETAGIEALLLDAATKGTDKYPKEKLNAELARLGTQISSEVKHDYSMISMRCVKTYFDRSWDIFADVILNPRLEAQEVELVRGQLLAALRQRHDHPDSHLEMLGAARFYQNHPYALSPEGTVESVSQITIAQMRQYLKDNLITSKLLLVIVGNVNQAALQNKIAAAFGRLPVGNYQPRYPPTVKHALASVHIEPQDLPTNYIAGYFSAPSQRDADYYAMRVAVAILQDRVFEEVRTKRNLSYAPEARLEDLFANHGKLYVTTVAPDSTIKIMLAEVKRLQNRLLDPEGLRDRINLSLTSYYLENETNAAQAAFLARFELAGLGWRASEKFVKNRQKVTPEQVRHVAQKYMNNFQFVVIGDPAKIDRNLFTSK; from the coding sequence ATGGAAAATTTGAATATTAAAACCATTGACGTTGAGAGGGGAAAAAAGGGCAACAACGGTGTTGGCTCGGTAAGTGGTTTTTATTGTCGGGAATTATTTGCGGTTTATCTTGCTTGGGTTTTGTTGTTGGCGCCGACGACGAGGGCGGGAAATGTGCAAGAATTTTCCGTGAACGGCCTCAAGGTGATTTTGAAAACCAATCCGGCGAATGAAATTATCGCGGCCAACTTGTACATTCGCGGCGGGGTTTTGAATGTGACAACGGAGACTGCGGGCATCGAGGCGCTGCTGCTTGATGCGGCGACGAAGGGAACCGACAAGTATCCGAAGGAAAAGCTGAACGCCGAGCTGGCGCGTCTGGGAACGCAGATCAGCAGCGAAGTGAAGCATGATTACAGCATGATCAGTATGCGCTGCGTGAAAACGTATTTCGACCGGTCGTGGGATATTTTTGCTGACGTTATTCTCAATCCGCGGCTCGAGGCGCAGGAAGTCGAGCTTGTCCGTGGGCAGTTGCTGGCGGCGCTGCGCCAGCGCCATGATCATCCCGATTCGCATTTGGAAATGCTGGGCGCGGCACGGTTTTATCAAAACCACCCTTACGCGCTCTCGCCGGAGGGCACGGTGGAATCCGTAAGCCAAATCACGATTGCACAGATGCGACAATATCTCAAGGATAATTTGATCACCTCGAAATTGCTACTGGTCATCGTCGGCAATGTCAATCAGGCTGCTTTGCAAAATAAAATCGCCGCTGCCTTTGGCCGATTGCCAGTGGGAAATTATCAGCCGCGGTATCCGCCGACGGTCAAGCATGCGCTCGCCAGCGTGCATATCGAACCGCAAGATTTACCGACCAATTATATCGCCGGTTATTTTTCGGCGCCGAGCCAGCGTGACGCCGATTATTATGCGATGCGCGTGGCCGTGGCGATTTTGCAGGACCGCGTTTTTGAAGAGGTGCGGACGAAAAGGAATTTGTCCTATGCGCCGGAAGCGCGCCTGGAAGATTTGTTTGCCAACCACGGCAAGCTCTACGTGACCACGGTGGCGCCGGATTCGACGATCAAAATCATGCTCGCCGAAGTCAAACGGCTGCAAAACCGCCTGTTGGATCCCGAAGGTCTGCGTGATCGCATCAATCTGTCGCTCACCAGCTATTATTTGGAAAACGAAACCAACGCCGCGCAGGCCGCGTTTCTGGCGCGTTTCGAGCTGGCGGGGCTGGGTTGGCGCGCCAGCGAGAAGTTTGTGAAGAATCGCCAAAAAGTGACGCCTGAACAGGTGAGACACGTGGCGCAAAAGTACATGAACAATTTTCAGTTCGTGGTAATCGGCGATCCGGCGAAAATCGATCGAAATTTGTTTACTTCAAAATAA
- a CDS encoding insulinase family protein, producing the protein MMKQHPRRILIALFCWGFATGAFAQKYNIFHTKLENGLEVIAIENSIVPLATIEIAVRNGAFTEPPEYDGLSHLYEHMFFKANARYPDQESFLSRTGELGIAWNAQTREEVVNYYFTLPKDKVRDGLEFMSDAIRTPLFLEEELAREAAVVIGEYDRQESNPIFHLLTAVNKKAWHEYYSRKNVIGDRQVIATADREKMRTIQQRYYVPNNAALLVAGDVQHEKVFKWAKKIFGSWRRGEDPFVNHPVPDHPPLTQSELVIVEKPVNAVTIEIVMHGPSVSKDPQATYAADVFSYILRQPNSNFHQSLVDSGLLTELGFSYYTLDKTGPITFLAQTSAEKYHAAVLAIFAQIEKFTEADYYTDQQLENAKHQLAINETYDQERPSNFAHTVGFWWSVAGLDYYLSYVDNLRRVTREEINAYVRRYIQNAPYVMGVLVSPEDRKKLGLEGSRRQ; encoded by the coding sequence ATGATGAAACAACACCCACGCCGGATATTGATCGCCTTGTTTTGCTGGGGTTTTGCCACAGGGGCTTTTGCGCAAAAATACAACATTTTTCACACGAAATTGGAGAACGGCCTGGAGGTGATCGCCATTGAAAACTCGATCGTGCCGCTGGCGACCATCGAAATCGCCGTACGCAACGGCGCGTTTACCGAGCCGCCGGAGTACGACGGGCTGTCGCATTTGTACGAACACATGTTTTTCAAGGCGAACGCGCGTTACCCGGATCAAGAGAGCTTTCTGTCGCGCACTGGCGAATTGGGCATCGCCTGGAACGCCCAAACGCGGGAAGAAGTCGTCAATTATTATTTCACCCTCCCCAAAGACAAGGTTCGGGACGGGCTGGAGTTTATGAGCGACGCCATTCGCACGCCGCTGTTTTTGGAGGAAGAATTGGCGCGTGAAGCCGCGGTGGTGATCGGCGAATACGACCGCCAGGAATCGAATCCGATTTTTCATCTGTTGACGGCGGTCAATAAAAAGGCGTGGCACGAATATTACAGCCGCAAAAATGTGATCGGCGACCGGCAGGTGATCGCTACCGCCGACCGCGAAAAGATGAGAACGATTCAACAGCGTTATTACGTGCCGAACAATGCGGCGCTGCTGGTGGCGGGCGACGTTCAACATGAAAAAGTTTTCAAGTGGGCGAAGAAAATCTTCGGATCGTGGCGGCGCGGCGAGGATCCGTTTGTCAACCATCCGGTGCCCGATCATCCGCCGTTGACGCAAAGCGAGTTGGTGATCGTGGAAAAACCGGTGAACGCCGTCACCATCGAGATCGTCATGCACGGGCCGAGCGTGAGCAAAGATCCGCAAGCCACCTATGCGGCGGATGTGTTTTCCTACATTCTGCGCCAACCCAATTCAAACTTCCATCAGTCGCTGGTCGACAGCGGGCTGTTGACCGAGCTGGGGTTCAGCTACTACACGCTCGATAAAACCGGCCCGATCACGTTTTTGGCGCAAACCTCGGCGGAAAAATATCACGCGGCGGTGCTGGCAATTTTTGCGCAAATCGAAAAATTTACCGAAGCCGATTACTACACCGACCAGCAGCTTGAAAACGCCAAGCATCAGCTTGCGATCAACGAAACCTACGATCAGGAACGGCCTTCGAATTTTGCGCACACCGTCGGCTTTTGGTGGAGCGTCGCCGGCCTCGATTATTATTTGAGCTACGTGGACAATCTCCGTCGCGTCACACGCGAAGAGATCAACGCCTACGTTCGCCGTTACATTCAAAACGCGCCGTACGTCATGGGCGTGCTGGTTTCACCCGAAGATCGCAAAAAACTGGGCTTGGAAGGAAGTCGGCGGCAGTGA